The Podarcis muralis chromosome 16, rPodMur119.hap1.1, whole genome shotgun sequence genomic interval ttcgctccataagatgcacacacatttccccttactttttaggagggaaaaagtgagtcttatagagcaaaaaatacggtactttgttggaagctgcccagggtggctggggaaacccaggcagatgggcttggtataaataaattattattattattattattattattattattattattattattaatctccctCCCCACTGCCCCTGACCTGGCGCGCTCGCTGGTGTCGGTGCGGTGGACGTTTGAGAGCTGTCCCAGGCAGAAGTGGTCGCCGCCCGAAGGGTCAACGTATCCGTCCACAGTGACCACGGCGCAGTTGGCGGGCACCTTGAAAATCTCGCCCACTTGCACGTCCATCTCGAAATAGGCGATCGAGCACCAGAACTCAGGGCCTGGGGAGAGACGGGCATTCATCTTAAAAATCCGGGCCGttgtgggaatgggggagagaaaaagtCAAATGAGGGAGGTTGCGTCCCTTACCAGGGTGACTGGAGACTGGCGGCTGGTAGGGAGGCGAACTGTGATGAGCAGGCCCTGAAATATAAGGCAAGGAGGGGGTTTGCGGTAAATAGGGACAGGAATGCCAAGACCTTTGCTCTTCTGTTTCCTAcattcactatacagtggtacctcgggttaagtacttaccgtatttttcgctccataggacgcacttttcccctccaaaaattaaggggaaatttgtgtgcatcctatagagcgaatgcaggctgcgcggctaagcccaaagccagaacagcaggacggagcgctgcggagcgctccgtctcgctgttctagcttggagATGGCTGCACGCAAAGCCtctgccttcaccccgctgccccgcagaggctagcaaggctgttcccaagccagaacagtgagatggagggcttcaccccgctgccctgcagaggctagaAAAGCTGTttccaagccagaacagcgagacggagggctccgtctcgctcttCTAGCTTGGGAATGGCTGCGCGCAaaccctctgcagggcagcgaggtgccttcaccccgctgccctgcggaggctacaaaggctgtccccggagccagaacagcgagacggtctcgctgttctagcttggggatggtagctgcctgaagcctccagagcgcagcgggaactctcgctgtgctccggaggctttgggtgaatgcaccttgaacgcaccttgttttagagggggagaacaaggggggggggaattccctgttctccccctcccatggtccggtgcgtcctatagaacgaaaaatacggtaattcgttctggaggtccgtacttaacctgaaactgttcttaacctcaagcaccactttagctaatggggcctcctgctgcaccgccggagcacaatttctgttctcatcctgaagcaatgttcttaacctgaagcaatatttctgggttagcggagtctgtaacctgaagcttatgtaacctgaagcgtatgtaacccgaggtaccactataactcATTCCGCTTCCCAGAGCGGAAGTTTGAACCCAGGATTCCTGGCCCACAGACGCCCCCTAAACCACCTGTGAGCTTCAAAGCtactattggactacaactcccagcagcccccagtcagcatggccaacggccagagatgatgggagctgtagttccaacactgttattggactccagctgaTTCCTGGGAACCTATAGTTTTGtcaagggagctgagagttgCTAAAAGGAGaccccaatttcccccccccccagctacatttcccagaattgccagggaagagggactgactcttaaaccactttgggaattgtagttctgtgagggggaacaagggtctcctaacaaaccCCAGGACTTATAaaaactacggttcccagaattctttggtggaagccaggACCATATAACGTAGTATAACTGCAGGTGCAGTTACGTGATTCCGCCACAGGGGGCAGCAAGATGAATAATGCCGTTTTTTTGGGAAAGTGAACTGCAGTGGAACCAAAACGGTGCTGCAGACACCCAGGGCCCTCCTTTTTGCTTCGCTTTGCTTGCCAAGACGCACAGTAATGGTTTGAATGgtgaagaggaggctgagggtaATTCCGTCcgttctgctgctgctggggagcggggagcGGAGGCGGGGTGGGCTCCTGGCTCCTCCCAACGGAGCTGTAGCTTGGGGTGCCGCCGTTCCCTGTCCAGCTGGTTGTTGAATCTTCCAGAGGcccagggaaggaagagaagaaacagGTGAGAGCTTATCATTTGAACGCCTCCGTCCTGCACCCGGCCCGACAATGGCACCCTATACTTACTCTGGTAGGGCAGTTTGGGGGCACACCCATTTTGCTGGGCGCTCGGGGGAGCCGGAGAAGGGGCTGGGGGGTGCGAGGGGGTGGAGATCTGAAGAAGACCCTCACCATGAAGGAGAGGGAGCAGGGGCCCCCCAGGAGGGCCTAAGAGtaagcatgagagagagagagatcaatttTATCTGCAAGCTACTATTGCagattcatttcatttccccatcACATTGCATGTCCCCATCGCAGATCCATTGCATTGCCCCCATCATATTGCATTTCCCCATTGCAGATCCACCACATTTCCCCAACGTATTGCATTTCCCAGTCAcattgcatttccccatcacagaTCCATTGCATTGCCCCCAACATATTGCATTTCCCAGTCACATTGCATGTCCCCATCACAGATCCATTGCATTGCCCCCATTATATTGCATTTCCCAGTCACATTGCATTTCCCCATCTCAGATCCAGTGCATTGCCCCCATTATATTGCATTTCCCAGTCatattgcatttccccatcacagaTCCATTGCATTGCCCCCATCATATTGCATTTCCCCATTGCAGATCCACCACATTTTCCCAACGTATTGCATTTCCCAGTCAcattgcatttccccatcacagaTCCATTGCATTGCCCCCATTATATTGCATTTCCCCGTGATATTGCATTTCCCCATTGCAGGCCCATTGCATTGCCCCCATTATATTGCATTTCCCCACTGCAGATCCACCACATTTCCCCATCATATTGCATTTCCCAGTCACATTGCATGTCCCCATCAGTGATccattgcatttccccatcacaaaTCCAACCCACTTGAGAGGAGGCGAGAAcagttcctttccctttcccttatgtctcccttcctccctgctgctgccccccccaaaagaaaaaggaagaacttACCTGGGGGAGACAAAGGCAATGCGGGGTAGATGCCAGCGGTAGGATGGGGTGGTTCCGGAAGCTGCAGGGGCGATAAGGGCTGGTAGGGCTCTGCCTGAGGATGACCGGCCTTGATCCCAGGGCCGGGGTGATCTGCCGGCGGAGGAGGCGGGACCTCCATCTGGATGCAGTCGGGAATGAATTCCTCTTTCACGAGCCGCGGGGGAGGCGCTGCGGGGGGGCGGAAAGAGGAGGCGGCTCAAACACAGCGAAGACGGGAGAAAACAAGCCCCCTGAATCAGCAGccccctgaaggcagccctggacagggaagcttttcatagaattacagtggtgcctcacaagacgaaaagaatccgttccgcgagtctcttcgtcttgcggttttttcgtcttgcgaaattagcagattagcgctattagtggcttagcggatcagctgataagtggcttagcggcttagcggatcagctgttaagcggcttagcggatcagctgataagcggcttagcggatcagctgataagcggcttagcagatcagctgttaagcagcttagtggatcagctgttaagcggcttagcggatcagctgttaagcggcttagcggatcagctgataggcagcttagcggatcagctgttaggcggcttagcggatcagctgttaggcggcttagcggatcagctgataagcggcttagcggatcagctgttagcGGCTTAGGGGATCAGCTGTTAGGCAGCTTAggggatcagctgttaagcagcttagcggatcagctgataagcggcttagcgatcagctgtttagcggcttagcagatcagctgttaagcggcttagggGATCAgatgataagcggcttagcggcttggggaaaagggggggagggaaaaaaccctgcaggaactcgcaagacattttcgtcttgcgaagcaagcccataggaaattcgttttgcgaagcacctccaaaacggaaaaccctttcgtctagcgggttttccgtcttgcgaggcattcgtcttgcggggcaccactgtatagagttggaagagaccctgaggatcatctagtccaacccccctgcaatgcaggaatatgcaggtgtcccttgcggggatcgaacctgccacCTTGGCATCATCGGCAGAACGCTCTGAGGATGTGATATTCTGTCGTGTTTTtgtatacagccgtaccttggttctcaaacggaattcattccgaaagtccgttcgacttccgaaaaagttcagaaaccaaggcacggcttctggttggctgcaggagcttccggcaCTCCattggaagccgcgtcggacgtttggcttcccaaaaacgtccgcaaaccggaacactcgcttccaggtttgcggcgtttgggagccaaaacgtttgagtcaccAGGCGTTTGAGATTCAAGGCATgactgtattctgttggaagctgcccagactggctggggcaacccagtccgatggatggcatataaattgttgttgttcagCAGTACCTGGAAGGTCAGAGGTCCGCCCCCAGTCCTGTCCTAGGCCATCATCCAGAAAAACAAGGCAGGATTGTATCTCACCTGTATTCTGGATGTTCAGTCCTGTAGaacgagagagagaagaaagtggGTGTGTTATATATCGTATGAGCTCCAGCCGACATTCTCTGAGGTCAGAAATgtgcttgacatctttccgcagggccttttgatctatgggctacttttaaaatgaggctgcattttaaattgcattttcacctgtattttaaattgggtcccccccctattatgtttttgctGTAATTTTACTcgtgtttgccaccctgagcccggctctggccggggagggcggggtataaataaaataaattattattattattattattattattattattattattattattattattattatgtccagcCTAGGGGCTCGATTTGACTGACGTTTCAACGAGGAGCCAGTGTGGGACCCTTtctggtccaaccccctcccttctccccagcTAACCTCCTAGGACAAATGACATGGGCTGACAACTTTTCTGCAACCCACCCCCGACCCGGTGCCTCGCGATGGGTGcctctgaccatgtgcagagttGGCTTGGGAGCCCTTTCAGGGGCCCCAAAGTAGGGTTGGGATATTCAAAGGTTAAGAAAGGGAAACAAACTCTCCCTCAGcgaaacaataaaaaattacattCCAAGTCAAACTGTGGCCAAATTGCCTCTGAGCATGTCCAGAAAGCACGCAACAGAGAGACAAATGGCCCGTGTGTACACATAGCTAAGGTTAAATATGCAAAGTACATTTTCTCTCAGAGGAGcaattaatattttgttttgaaaagcagCTACAGTCAAGTTGCCTCAGAGTGTGTACACTGCCAGTTTTAACCTGAATGAGGTGGTTTGAAAAAGCAACACCAGAATGAATTTAAGGACGTGGTGCCTCTGGGCAATTGAAGATTGTCTCATCCAGAAAACACCTTATGCTGAAAATCTGTAAGTTAAGGTATCGTTGCGGGCGGAATAATGAAAACACGGAGCACACAATgtaggttattattattttaattcctGCCCTCCTGTTCTGGCAAACCTTCAGTTGGTGGAGATGCAAGGCTGGGCGTAAGAAATTTGGATCGGTTGGCATAGCAACCTGCTAATATCCACTGTGGCTTTATGGAGTCGAATATTTCCATTTACAGATAGGTAAGAAGGcaggtatgggacgcgggtggcgctgtgggttaaaccacggagcctaggacttgccgatcagaaggtgagcggttcgaatccccgcgacggggtgagctcccaccctgctcctgccaacctagcagcttgaaagcacgtcaaagtgcaagtagataaataggtaccgctctggcgggaaggtaaatggcatttccgtgcactgctctggttcgccagaagcggcttagtcatgctggccgcatgacccggaagctgtacgccggctccctcggccagtaaagcgagatgagcgccgcaaccccagagtcggtcacgactggacctaatggtcaggggtccctttacctttaagaaggcaGGTGGAAACAGCCAAGTGCCCTTTGCCTGCCTCCCTGCCTTGGGAGCAGAGGTGATGTTAGGAGGCTCAGAAACAGCGGCAGAGAAACTTTCCTCTCTGTCTCCAGGCGAAGGGCCGCACCCCATTCTgagcaactttctgggggccacatgagggtggggggggcagaggcaaaaggggtGCTAAATTTACCTTCGTACAGTAGgctacacacattcacacaaccCTCGTTTTCCTCTATCCGAGAGGCGCGATCTAGCCGTGCAAGGAGAGAGTGCAAAGCGAGGGCCGGTGAGGGAGTGTTCTGAGGGCCGGATGGAGAGACCCAGAGGGCCGCATTGGGTTCCTGAACTTGAGCTCCCACTCTTGACACCCCATTGGCCTATTCCGAAGTAGATCCACTGAGGCAGCTGTGGGGGTACTCGGCTTCCGTAGGCGCCACCCACAAGGGACCCACTCACCAATGCCCGGAGACACCACCCGTTCGTAGTGGTAGGGGTTGACGCAGACGCTGTCGTACTTGAGGTCGAAGGCGAACTGGCAGAACTTGACGTGCTTGAGCTCGTTCTTGTGCAAGTCCGGCCAGCGCCACAGGCGGGAGTAGATCACGTGGGGGAAGCCTTTGCGCCCGGCCACCTGGTTGCGGGGAGGAGGGGGTACATGAAGGGGGGAAAGATGGCAGAGGACACCGTTAGCGCAGGAGCGGAGATGGCAAGGGcagatgcagaccctccaagtctccctattttctgGGGACTGTccgggatttacagaagccgtccttggtttctgatttgatccatgaacgtcccacttttccctattttcatcagagaaatgtgggagggtatgcgACCCctgagtaactatgcaacctttagaagacatctgaaggcagccctgtatagggaagttttgtttttttaatgtttaacgatttattatgtttttatatacctgAAAGGAGCGTCAggtatatacctgaaggagcgtctccatgccCGGACGCcaaggtccagcgctgagggccttctggtggttccctcactgcaagaagcgaagcgacagggaaccaggcagagggccttctcggtggtggcgcccgccctgtggaatgccctcccaccagatgtcaaagagaacaacaactacctggcatttaaaagacatctgaaggcagccctgttcagggaagtttttaatgtgtgacattttaatgcatctttaatctttgttggaagccgcccagaatggcggggtacaaataataaattattattattattattattattattattattattattattattattattactactactactaccgtatatttcgccctataggacgcacttttccccctccaaaaatgaaggggaaatgtgtgtgcatcctatggggcgaatgcaggctttcgctgaagcctggagagaaagaggggtcagtgcgcaccgacccctctcgctctccaggcttcaggaagctctgtgcaaccctcgggagaccggtgcgacttcgcgccggtctcccgagggctgcgcagagctgcctgcagtccggggctttgcgcagctctccgcaagcctggggagaccggcgcgacttcccaccgggctccttaggcttgcggatagcaggctgttctgggggctggggtcgggggaagcttgggcttgccccgcgccagccccgcgcctgggggggggaataatttttttctttatttcccccccaaaaaactaggtgcgtcctatggggcgaaaaatacggtattttatatttgttggaagctgcccagagtggctgggccaacccagtcagatgtgcggggtataaataacatcattattattatcatggaataggacatccctattttcatcggagaaatgttggagggtatgttaagaGGAGcccatctggagcagatttaaAGGACAGGAGGGCCTCTGCTGTGCAGCAGGGGgttatttacatatttattattacatttttatgccaCTGAAGAGCTCAACATGACCCAAGCGCTTTCCCTGCTCTACTTTTCATTCTCACAGCAACGCTGAGAGGTAGCTTCAGGCTgacagacagtgactggccccaagTTGCCCAGCAGGTTTCATGACTGAGAGGAGActcgaacccaggtctcccaggccctagacCCGACATTGCTTCACATGTGCTCTCCACTCACACGCAGGACTGATATGGACCGGGGAACCTCTGACCCCATAGAGAAGAGTCAGGGAATTttttttcagactgagggccaTGTTCCCACCTGCTGAGGGCCACCttgcagtggtgggcggggccagaggtcCAAAGTGGGCGGGGCAACGGAGGTCCATGAATGTAGATGTTGCCGTTGTGGAGTAGGCTGGCTTCAACACACTCACACATCCTGCAGCCAGGCAAAGAGGAAACATGATCCGGGGTCAAAAAGCCGCTCTGGCCAGGGTGGAGTTGCCTGGATCTCAGCACACTCCTCCGCTGAGCTCCCCACTGAAAGCCCCACAGGatttctcatcatcatcatcatcattttattatttataccccaaccatctggctgggtttccccagccactctgggcggcttccaacaaaacactaaaatacaataacctattaaacatcaaaagcttccctaaacagggctgctttcagatgtcttctaaaagtcagatagttgtttatttccttgacatttgatgggagggcgttccacagggcgggcgccaccaccaagaaggccctctgcctggttccctgtaacctcacttcttgcagggagggaaccgccagaaggccctcggagctggacctccatgtccgggctgaacaatgggggtggagacgcttcttcaggtatacagtggtacctcaggttaagtacttaattcgttccggaggtccgtacttaacctgaaactgttcttaacctgaagcaccactttagctaacagcgcctcctgctgccactgcgccgccggagcccgatttctcttctcatcctgaagcaaagttcttaacctgaagcactatttctgggttagcggagtctgtaacctgaagcgtatgtaacccgaggtaccactgtactgggctgaggctgtctagggctttaaaggtcagcaccaagacgtTGAATcacagctgccaacttttcccttttcttgtgaggaatcctatccggaacaagggaatttcccttaaaacgttgacagctgtgctttgaattgtgctcgaaaacgtaaTGCTCAGGCCCTCCTGTTGCCAGAGCTGCAAATTCCACGTATCTCACAGCAGAGAAGGAATCaatttccccattttcctccAACTCGATGCAAGAAAATACCAAACAAACAGGCGTAGTTTTATCCCCTCCACCCTCCGCAAgaaccttcctttctttcttggggGGGCGGTGCATGCATGTGTTGTGGACAGGGCCCTCACACTCATTTTTGGCCCTCGCACTCATATTTCCCCATACGGTTTCTGGCTGACGCTGAATTCAGACAtaacaacagcccccccccctttccccgcgGCTTCAAGAACCAGACAGTGACTCATCCTCTGGGcagacagggagggagggggcacagcATGGCTAgcagaggaaaagaaagagattTGTTTGGGGGTGAGGGTTAAAAGGGAAGGGGTTGgtgacccccaccccccaaaatgaaaCCTCAAGAGTCCTCTTTATCTGGTGATCTGTTGGGCGGGGGGGTCAAAAATGGGACACACAGCTTCCATCCAAGCCAGCAATAATCCCTCCCAAATTTCAAGGCCTTTTGAGAAGGATTTGCTTTTCGCTCTTTGGGTGGGCTCTGATTCAAGGAGACAAAAAAAACGGACACAGCTGTCGCCTTTCCTTGTCCCGCTCCCCAATATTATTCTTAATTTAATTCATTAACTCtaacccttcaccctaaggtcccaggctgCGTTGTATTagattaaaaaaagcaaacacatAAACGGCAAAGAATAACAACAAATAACTATAAAAGCAACAAAATCCAGACATATATTTAGATTTGCAATGGTTCTGTGTTAGAAATCTTCACTGCTGTTTTCTAAAGAGAGATTACTTTTACCTCACGGGATGTGCACACGCAGGAATATAATTGGTTTAATACTTCAAACTGCCTCGAAACCTCTTTGCCAATCGATAGTATATTCAAATCGCCGCTACCCCACCCCAATCACGGTAATTATTATTTTGTCCGATTTCAAGAGGCAAAATCCTAAGGCAAAAAAGTAGGTCAAGAAGGGATTCAACAATCCCCGGGAGATGTGGGGCAGCGGCTCCTGGACTTAAATCTCCTTCCTTATTTGTAGAGCAAGGggttgtaacacacacacacacacacacacacacacacacacacacagacacacagacacacacacacacacacacacacacttttctagcCTTGGCCAAACTCAAGGGTTTCCcattgcagcctttctcaacttgtgggtccccagatgttgttgaactacaactcccatcacccctagctagcaaggccagagctcagggatgatgggagttgtagtccatcaacatctgggcaCCCACAGGTTGATAAGCGCTGCATTAGGGCATCcgattggctgctgtgagaacaggatgctgggctggatgggcccCCATTGGCTGAATCTTCTCCAGGACTCTTCTTATTGTCCCGCCCCCCACACTGGGagttttgcactacaacttccatcagcccctggcTAGCAcagtcaatgatcagggatgatgggaactgtagttcaaaacatctgtcGGTCTTGGCAGTTCTGAGTCACTCATTGTTTAGTGACTCAGGAGGGTGGTCAACGACTTTGTCCAGACtctcacttttgggaatatggcaaccccagccatgatagctgaggctgatgggaactgtagtccaatatCATCTGGAAGGCTTTGGGCTCCTCAACCCTGCTTTATACCTCTGAAACGTCCATTAATATATGTCAGAACGTGTATTAATATATGTTAATATCAATCCAgacggtgacagcagtcacgaaattaaaagacacctgcttctcaggagaaaagcaatgacaaacctagacagcatcttaaaaagcagagacataacCTTGCTGacaaggttcgtatagttaaagctatggttttccc includes:
- the LOC114586471 gene encoding mothers against decapentaplegic homolog 4-like isoform X1, whose product is MSLSQPSSSDACLSIVHSLMCHRQGGENESFAKRAIESLVKKLKEKKDELDSLITAITTNGAHPSKCVTIQRTLDGRLQVAGRKGFPHVIYSRLWRWPDLHKNELKHVKFCQFAFDLKYDSVCVNPYHYERVVSPGIGLNIQNTGEIQSCLVFLDDGLGQDWGRTSDLPAPPPRLVKEEFIPDCIQMEVPPPPPADHPGPGIKAGHPQAEPYQPLSPLQLPEPPHPTAGIYPALPLSPPGPPGGPLLPLLHGEGLLQISTPSHPPAPSPAPPSAQQNGCAPKLPYQNSTTSWTGNGGTPSYSSVGRSQEPTPPPLPAPQQQQNGRNYPQPPLHHSNHYWPAHHSSPPYQPPVSSHPGPEFWCSIAYFEMDVQVGEIFKVPANCAVVTVDGYVDPSGGDHFCLGQLSNVHRTDTSERARLHIGKGVQLQCRGEGDVWMRCLSDHAVFVQSYYLDREAGRAPGDAVHKIYPGAYIKVFDLRQCHRQMHQQAATAQAAAAAQAAAVSGSIPGPGSVGGIAPAVGLSAAAGIGVDDLRRLCILRLSFVKGWGPDYPRQSIKHTPCWIEVHLHRALQLLDEVLHTMPLADPGSIN
- the LOC114586471 gene encoding mothers against decapentaplegic homolog 4-like isoform X2; translated protein: MSLSQPSSSDACLSIVHSLMCHRQGGENESFAKRAIESLVKKLKEKKDELDSLITAITTNGAHPSKCVTIQRTLDGRLQVAGRKGFPHVIYSRLWRWPDLHKNELKHVKFCQFAFDLKYDSVCVNPYHYERVVSPGIGLNIQNTAPPPRLVKEEFIPDCIQMEVPPPPPADHPGPGIKAGHPQAEPYQPLSPLQLPEPPHPTAGIYPALPLSPPGPPGGPLLPLLHGEGLLQISTPSHPPAPSPAPPSAQQNGCAPKLPYQNSTTSWTGNGGTPSYSSVGRSQEPTPPPLPAPQQQQNGRNYPQPPLHHSNHYWPAHHSSPPYQPPVSSHPGPEFWCSIAYFEMDVQVGEIFKVPANCAVVTVDGYVDPSGGDHFCLGQLSNVHRTDTSERARLHIGKGVQLQCRGEGDVWMRCLSDHAVFVQSYYLDREAGRAPGDAVHKIYPGAYIKVFDLRQCHRQMHQQAATAQAAAAAQAAAVSGSIPGPGSVGGIAPAVGLSAAAGIGVDDLRRLCILRLSFVKGWGPDYPRQSIKHTPCWIEVHLHRALQLLDEVLHTMPLADPGSIN